Proteins found in one Aspergillus chevalieri M1 DNA, chromosome 2, nearly complete sequence genomic segment:
- a CDS encoding CRAL-TRIO domain-containing protein (COG:I;~EggNog:ENOG410PV7T;~InterPro:IPR001251,IPR036865;~PFAM:PF00650) has translation MTDRPDPSVPVTNSVYLVEASVISLKQAWDLKDFAQDVSWILATCYPETIDRIFVCNVSSYITTIWGVLKKFVDPVTAEKIVFLKSNDVSPTLEKYIDPENIPSQLGGRFTFTNGMLPDLDTGIRNALHWTTPSDGSDTGSLPPGPIKWVQDEGGRREAVATGSVGGLQRTERVAVLGS, from the exons ATGACTGACCGGCCAGACCCTTCAGTGCCCGTTACAAACTCTGTCTATCTTGTTGAAGCATCTGTTATTTCTCTGAAACAGGCCTGGGATTTGAAGGACTTCGCGCAGGATGTCAGCTGGATCTTGGCGACTTGTTATCCAGAGACAATTGATCGCATCTTC GTCTGCAACGTCTCCTCATACATCACAACAATATGGGGCGTACTCAAGAAATTCGTCGACCCAGTGACTGCCGAGAAAATCGTATTCTTGAAGTCCAACGATGTCTCACCCACGCTGGAGAAATACATTGATCCCGAGAATATTCCATCCCAACTCGGTGGCCGCTTTACATTCACAAACGGCATGCTCCCCGACCTTGATACTGGCATCCGCAATGCCCTACACTGGACGACACCGTCAGATGGCAGTGACACTGGCAGTTTGCCTCCGGGTCCGATCAAATGGGTCCAAGATGAGGGAGGTAGACGCGAGGCTGTGGCTACTGGGAGTGTTGGTGGGCTACAAAGGACAGAGAGGGTTGCCGTTCTTGGGTCGTGA
- a CDS encoding uncharacterized protein (COG:I;~EggNog:ENOG410PV7T;~InterPro:IPR036273,IPR011074), with protein MQGDMMEKLTVDDTVALATFSQMCAEQGLLQQRPGLKEGDVSDGINDKTTLLRFLQACKMNHTDALEQFQKATKFHTEKKAIPLYDLISVDDYEDTRKLVSRMNFENGITAPLDELINLV; from the exons ATGCAGGGTGATATGATGGAGAAACTTACTGTAGACGACACGGTCGCTTTGGCTACCTTTAGCCAAATGTGCGCTGAACAAGGCCTTCTACAGCAACGTCCGGGTCTGAAAGAAGGGGATGTTAGCGATGGGATCAATGACAAGACAACTCTCCT ACGATTCCTCCAGGCATGTAAAATGAACCATACCGATGCCCTTGAACAATTCCAAAAGGCGACCAAATTCCacacagaaaagaaagcaattCCCCTCTACGACCTGATCAGTGTCGATGATTATGAGGATACACGGAAATTGGTCAGTCGCATGAACTTCGAAAATGGGATAACTGCGCCGTTAGATGAACTGATCAACCTAGTGTAG
- a CDS encoding ribonuclease P subunit p20 family protein (COG:A;~EggNog:ENOG410PSIW;~InterPro:IPR020241,IPR014612,IPR036882;~PFAM:PF01918,PF12328;~go_component: GO:0005634 - nucleus [Evidence IEA];~go_function: GO:0003676 - nucleic acid binding [Evidence IEA];~go_function: GO:0004526 - ribonuclease P activity [Evidence IEA];~go_process: GO:0008033 - tRNA processing [Evidence IEA]) produces the protein MAKQPLTRDLQFEKKNQDMVRLPKYARIQKRPIPHAPIASPYAGSSTPKTVYISSNTPFMSAVKRVQKLLQQAEKRAMTSVHLSLGNKTKTDRQKLAQMAEGHGKLRKEAGQEEVFIKATGRAMEKAMRVGRWFEEREREYVTRVKTGSVLVVDDVVEDEEARERVIEEGKRLKKEREEKQEGGDAEESAVSKSAAKKRKRAAAAETEELPETRTRWVNVVEIAVTYK, from the exons ATGGCGAAACAACCCCTCACGCGCGACCTCCAATTCGAAAAGAAGAACCAGGACATGGTCAGGCTTCCAAAAT ACGCCCGCATCCAAAAACGCCCCATCCCGCACGCCCCAATCGCCTCCCCCTACGCCGgctcctccacccccaaaaCCGTCTACATATCCAGCAACACGCCCTTCATGAGCGCCGTAAAACGCGTCCAAAAGCTCCTGCAACAAGCTGAGAAACGCGCAATGACCTCCGTACACTTAAGCCTGGGCAACAAGACCAAAACCGACAGACAGAAACTCGCGCAGATGGCTGAGGGCCATGGCAAACTCCGGAAAGAGGCGGGACAGGAAGAGGTTTTTATCAAGGCGACTGGGCGCGCGATGGAGAAGGCGATGAGGGTTGGGAGATGGTTTGAGGAGAGGGAAAGGGAGTATGTGACGAGGGTGAAGACGGGGAGTGTGCTTGTTGTTGATGATGtggttgaggatgaggaggcgaGGGAAAGGGTCATTGAGGAGGGGAAAAGgttgaaaaaagaaagggaggAGAAGCAGGAGGGAGGAGATGCTGAGGAGTCGGCTGTTTCTAAATCTGCggcgaagaaaaggaagcgggctgcggcggcggagaCGGAGGAGTTGCCTGAGACCCGGACGCGCTGGGTTAATGTGGTTGAGATCGCGGTGACTTATAAATGA
- a CDS encoding bifunctional terpene synthase/polyprenyl synthetase family protein (COG:H;~EggNog:ENOG410PK7M;~InterPro:IPR033749,IPR008949,IPR000092;~PFAM:PF19086,PF00348;~go_process: GO:0008299 - isoprenoid biosynthetic process [Evidence IEA]), producing MADSTLISEDQTSYLVSRSSRDIQGFCENYPLRRHKFEGEASKGSLQCRRDWTEYIGPIERWASCNPWEGHFGVVVLPFCKPERLAIISYIFEYAFLYDNVVESAAKCALNAHADNLALDETEYRTVRSITGTKQIQSKMLLELLSIDAPCAEVVIEAWKTMISTTTKQDKSRPFENLEDYVDYRIVDTGAPFVDMLMRFGMGILLTSEEDEIVSSIVKPCYAALGLANDYFSFDIEWEEFQQSEKATMTNAVWLFMQWHDIDVPGAKILVQQVTNRYEKEFQQNVASFVAGKGKDNIKLQTYLKAQSQQMPGNVAWSLRCPRYHPELCEEASKMIYSTVQGLSIPPKRVKTPFQGPASTVRPRGHTDASVGSVSDDSSVWSAENTPSSRSSVSSASSHIEDLRPLSLGLEHLLGPSDYISSLPSKGVREAFIDALNVWLILPDHHARQLKCIAQTLHNASLMLDDIEDSSPLRRGQPATHMVFGQGQTINSANFLLIKAVDQVRQLEDEQCMQIFLEEMQNLFAGQSFDLYWTRNGKCPSYEKYMEMIRQKTGGLFRLLARLMTQKASALRHRNIALESLTVKLGEYFQIRDDYKNLTETYTGQKGFCEDIDEGKFSFPLIHALTSQPGDSELRALLQQSRSPGSIDVPTKQCILEHLHQAGSMEYTVKSLQGLMGEITGQIGLIENDTRCPNWILRLLVHRLAV from the exons ATGGCTGACTCTACGCTTATATCCGAAGATCAAACCTCGTATCTCGTGAGCCGCTCATCGCGCGATATACAGGGCTTCTGCGAGAACTATCCTCTGCGCCGGCACAAGTTCGAGGGAGAAGCAAGCAAAGGCTCTCTCCAGTGTCGCCGCGACTGGACCGAATACATCGGCCCGATCGAGCGCTGGGCCAGCTGTAACCCATGGGAAGGCCACTTCGGAGTCGTGGTCCTTCCATTCTGCAAACCAGAGAGATTGGCTATAATCAGCTATATATTCGAGT ATGCGTTTCTTTATGATAATGTCGTCGAATCAGCAGCAAAATGCGCT TTGAACGCGCACGCAGACAACCTCGCCCTCGACGAGACAGAGTACCGGACGGTGCGTTCAATCACCGGAACCAAGCAGATCCAATCGAAGATGCTTCTTGAGCTACTCTCGATTGACGCTCCGTGCGCGGAAGTTGTGATTGAGGCCTGGAAAACCATGATCTCCACAACTACAAAACAGGATAAATCTCGGCCTTTTGAGAATTTGGAGGATTATGTTGACTATCGGATCGTCGACACGGGGGCACC ATTTGTCGATATGCTGATGCGCTTCGGTATGGGCATCCTGCTGACctccgaagaagacgagatTGTTTCCTCAATTGTAAAGCCTTGCTATGCTGCCCTGGGCTTAGCAAATGACTATTTCTCCTTTGATATCGAGTGGGAGGAGTTCCAGCAGTCTGAGAAAGCGACTATGACAAACGCTGTATGGCTCTTTATGCAGTGGCATGACATCGACGTACCAGGAGCCAAAATACTGGTGCAGCAAGTGACAAACAGATATGAGAAGGAGTTCCAACAAAACGTGGCGAGCTTCGTTGCTGGGAAGGGAAAAGACAACATCAAATTGCAGACTTACCTCAAAGCACAGAGCCAACAAATGCCAGGGAATGTCGCTTGGAGTTTGCGATGCCCGCGATACCATCCTGAGTTATGTGAGGAGGCCAGCAAGATGATATACAGCACGGTTCAGGGCCTGTCGATTCCACCGAAGAGGGTTAAAACGCCGTTTCAAGGCCCAGCTTCTACCGTGCGTCCAAGAGGGCACACAGATGCCTCTGTAGGTAGTGTATCCGATGATTCGTCTGTATGGTCTGCGGAAAATACTCCCTCTTCACGATCCTCAGTCTCCTCCGCTTCATCTCATATCGAAGACCTGAGGCCACTGTCTCTAGGTTTAGAG CATCTACTGGGTCCTTCTGATTACATTAGTTCTCTGCCATCCAAAGGCGTACGAGAAGCATTCATCGACGCATTGAACGTTTGGTTGATACTCCCGGATCATCATGCCAGACAGTTAAAATGCATCGCACAGACGCTCCACAATGCCTCATTGAT GTTAGACGACATTGAAGATTCATCGCCTCTCCGTCGTGGCCAACCAGCAACTCACATGGTTTTCGGACAGGGACAGACGATCAACTCGGCCAACTTCCTTCTAATCAAGGCAGTGGATCAGGTACGACAATTGGAGGACGAGCAATGTATGCAGATCTTCTTGGAAGAAATGCAGAATCTCTTCGCCGGCCAAAGTTTCGATCTATATTGGACACGGAATGGGAAGTGCCCTTCTTATGAGAAATACATGGAGATGATTCGACAGA AGACCGGTGGTTTATTCCGCCTGCTTGCTCGACTAATGACTCAAAAGGCCTCAGCCCTGCGCCATCG AAACATCGCCTTGGAATCACTCACGGTGAAACTCGGTGAATACTTCCAAATCCGCGATGACTATAAAAACCTAACTGAAACC TACACCGGCCAAAAAGGCTTCTGCGAAGACATCGACGAAGGCAAATTCTCTTTCCCACTAATCCATGCTCTAACCTCCCAGCCAGGGGACTCTGAACTCCGTGCTCTTCTGCAACAGTCACGGAGTCCTGGCAGTATTGATGTACCTACGAAGCAGTGTATTCTTGAACACCTCCATCAGGCTGGTAGCATGGAGTATACCGTTAAATCGTTACAGGGTCTCATGGGGGAGATTACGGGCCAGATTGGGTTGATTGAGAATGACACGAGATGTCCGAATTGGATTTTGAGACTTTTGGTTCATAGGCTGGCTGTGTGA
- the SSZ1 gene encoding ribosome-associated complex protein SSZ1 (COG:O;~EggNog:ENOG410PHA3;~InterPro:IPR013126,IPR043129;~PFAM:PF06723,PF00012) codes for MSAETPERFAIGISFGNSSSSIARLTPEGKAEVIANEEGDRQIPTVLSYVDGEEFHGTQAKAQLVRNSQNTVAYFRDYLGKDFKSIDPRPCQQSAHPQQSDSTVAFSVRDTTSETPNTLTISEIATRHLRRLKKSASDYLGKEVNAAVITVPSDFTDAQREALIASAKGAGLEVLQLIHEPVAAALAYDARPEAVVTDKLVVVADLGGTRSDASVLACRGGMYTTLATAHDYELGGSLLDKIVIDHFAKEFIKKHKSDPREDARGLAKLKLEGEATKRALSLGTNASLSIESLTEGIDFSSTVNRTRYELLSNKVFGQFTALIEQVVKKAELDVLDIDEVILSGGTSHTPKIAQLVRNVFPEKTRVLAPATTATAINPAELAPRGAAIQASLISEFETEDIEQSIHPAVTVTPHLRNAIGVEFSSGDNVEFAPLLNTETALPARRVAQYNAPKEGGDVFVRVCEGVREIKVTKPEPKPKEEKPAKTEEDEDDSDFSDEDEEEEEIREVIWKTEKPVAELAVKGVKANGKVELMVHVNADLGLQITAREVGGQSAARGVVEAPKA; via the exons ATGAGCGCTGAGACCCCTGAGCGTTTTGCCATTGGTATCTCCTTTGGCAACtcctccagctccattgCCCGTCTCACTCCG GAGGGCAAGGCTGAGGTTATTGCTAACGAAGAGGGAG ACCGTCAAATCCCTACTGTTCTCTCGTACGTCGATGGAGAAGAATTTCACGGTACCCAGGCCAAGGCACAGCTCGTCCGCAACTCGCAGAACACCGTTGCATACTTCAGAGATTACCTCGGCAAGGACTTCAAGTCGATAGACCCCAGACCCTGCCAACAGTCCGCCCACCCCCAACAGAGTGACTCGACTGTCGCCTTCAGCGTCCGCGACACCACCAGCGAAACCCCCAACACCCTCACCATTTCTGAGATTGCTACTCGTCACCTCCGTCGTCTGAAGAAGTCCGCCTCTGACTACCTTGGTAAGGAAGTCAACGCTGCCGTTATCACCGTCCCTAGCGACTTCACAGATGCCCAGCGTGAGGCCCTGATCGCTTCCGCCAAGGGTGCTGGCCTCGAGGTTCTCCAGCTCATCCACGAGCCCGTTGCTGCCGCGTTGGCCTACGATGCTAGACCCGAAGCCGTTGTGACTGACAAGCTGGTTGTTGTTGCCGACCTTGGTGGTACCCGGTCCGATGCCTCTGTTCTTGCTTGCCGTGGAGGCATGTACACTACTCTTGCCACCGCTCACGACTACGAATTGGGTGGTTCTCTCCTGGACAAGATTGTCATTGACCACTTCGCCAAGGAATTCATCAAGAAGCACAAGAGTGATCCCCGCGAGGACGCCCGTGGTCTGGCCAAGTTGAAGCTGGAGGGTGAGGCTACGAAGCGCGCTCTCAGTCTCGGTACCAACGCTTCCTTGAGCATTGAGAGCTTGACCGAGGGTATTGACTTCAGCTCTACCGTAAACCGGACACGTTACGAGCTTCTGTCCAACAAGGTGTTCGGCCAGTTCACCGCTCTGATCGAGCAGGTTGTCAAGAAGGCTGAGTTGGATGTTTTGGACATTGACGAGGTCATCCTCTCCGGTGGTACCTCGCACACCCCGAAGATTGCCCAGTTGGTCCGCAACGTCTTCCCCGAGAAGACTCGTGTCCTTGCTCCCGCTACAACCGCCACCGCCATCAACCCCGCTGAGTTGGCCCCCAGAGGTGCTGCCATCCAGGCCTCTCTGATCTCCGAGTTCGagacggaagacattgaacAGTCGATCCACCCCGCTGTCACCGTCACCCCTCACCTCCGCAACGCCATCGGTGTTGAGTTCTCCTCGGGTGACAACGTCGAGTTCGCCCCTCTCCTGAACACCGAGACCGCTCTCCCCGCCCGCCGTGTCGCTCAATACAATGCCCCCAAGGAGGGTGGCGACGTCTTTGTGCGCGTTTGCGAAGGTGTCCGCGAGATCAAGGTCACCAAGCCcgagcccaagcccaaggaggagaagcccGCCAAGaccgaggaggatgaggacgactCCGACTTCTcggacgaggacgaagaggaggaggagatcCGTGAGGTCATCTGGAAGACCGAGAAGCCCGTTGCTGAGCTTGCCGTCAAGGGCGTCAAGGCCAACGGCAAGGTTGAGCTCATGGTCCACGTCAACGCCGACCTGGGTCTGCAGATCACTGCCCGGGAAGTTGGAGGCCAGAGTGCCGCCCGAGGTGTCGTTGAGGCTCCCAAGGCTTAA
- the RRP40 gene encoding exosome non-catalytic core subunit RRP40 (BUSCO:EOG09264XJC;~COG:J;~EggNog:ENOG410PKPF;~InterPro:IPR041054,IPR036612,IPR012340,IPR026699, IPR004088;~PFAM:PF15985,PF18311;~go_component: GO:0000178 - exosome (RNase complex) [Evidence IEA];~go_function: GO:0003723 - RNA binding [Evidence IEA]), which translates to MTTPLILLPGDDVPSDYLPSNSSAPLRLGPGLRLLSAQVPTSSGLSGSHVITATQAGLILTDTKKNGVSIASFPNRRYIPTTNDLVIAQVHHSSADFFHCMITPQAPHVLLPQLAFEGATKKTRPMLRGGDLVYARVSSVGVGAGAEVELTCVNPATGKAEPGGLGPLTGGMVFDISTGMAARLIRASSSKGDDEDGVEGLVVLDELGKKLESVGGFEIAVGRNGKVWVDGSNGGDSSVKATVAIGRCLTTIDEHELNTTDQRKLVTRILREMRVE; encoded by the coding sequence ATGACAACCCCGTTAATTCTCCTTCCGGGCGACGACGTCCCCTCCGATTACCTCCCTTCCAACTCCTCCGCTCCTCTACGACTTGGTCCCGGACTGCGTCTTCTCTCGGCACAAGTACCTACCTCATCTGGGTTGTCAGGAAGCCATGTCATCACAGCTACCCAAGCTGGTCTTATTTTGACAGATACCAAGAAGAACGGCGTATCAATCGCTTCGTTCCCCAACCGCCGCTACATCCCCACTACAAACGACCTGGTAATTGCGCAAGTGCATCACTCCAGCGCCGATTTTTTTCACTGCATGATCACGCCTCAAGCGCCCCATGTCCTTCTACCACAGCTTGCCTTTGAAGGTGCGACAAAAAAGACCCGGCCGATGCTAAGGGGTGGGGATTTGGTCTATGCCCGTGTGTCGTcggttggtgttggtgccgGCGCGGAAGTCGAGTTGACATGTGTGAACCCTGCGACTGGGAAAGCTGAACCGGGGGGCTTGGGTCCATTGACAGGCGGAATGGTGTTTGATATTTCTACGGGTATGGCTGCGAGGTTGATCCGGGCGAGTTCTTCCAAGGGCGACGATGAGGACGGTGTTGAGGGATTGGTTGTGCTTGATGAGCTAGGGAAGAAGCTGGAGAGTGTCGGTGGGTTTGAGATTGCTGTTGGGAGGAATGGAAAGGTCTGGGTTGACGGTTCGAATGGAGGAGATTCCTCTGTCAAGGCGACAGTGGCTATTGGAAGATGCTTGACTACGATTGACGAGCATGAGCTCAACACGACAGATCAGAGGAAGCTGGTTACGAGGATATTACGAGAAATGCGTGTTGAGTGA